Part of the Antechinus flavipes isolate AdamAnt ecotype Samford, QLD, Australia chromosome 2, AdamAnt_v2, whole genome shotgun sequence genome is shown below.
ATAGAGAGCATAAGAAGGAATAGGACAGGAGCTACAACCTATGACTTCACTGATATAAAGAGTTCCCAAGTGaagaaaattccctctatcaaGGCAAGTTGGCCCCTTCTCTTCCATTTATTGTCTGCAAGAATTGCCTAGGGCACTAAAAGGTTAATAATGTAGCCAGGATCAAGCAGACAGTATATGTCAGAGCCATGTGTATATGTCTTACTGGCTCAAAGGTTTGTTCTCTAGCCACTACATTTTGCAATAAATGGCAtgttttagacttttaaaaatgcagaAGTTTTTAATTCTGGAAAAAACCCTGATCTATAGAATACAGACTTTATTTTGCAATAAGTGAggctatttttatcatatttccaCTTTTCcatggaataataaaagaaaggggggggcACTAGATAGTAAAAAAGAGTACAtagaacctgagttaaaatctgttattcagtcatgtctgacttttcattactccatttagggttttcttggcaaagataatggagtggtttgccatttctttctccagctcattttccagatgaggaaatggatgcAAATAGGGTTGGGTGACtggcccagcgtcacacagctagtgagtatctgtagtcatatttgaacacaggaagaggtttgctgactccaggcctggctctctatccactgccagCTAGCTGccttcaaatcttgactctgctaCTAATCCTCAGTGTGACTTCAGCTAAGCTAGTTTGTCCCTCAGGACTTCAATTTATTCCTTTATAAAACAAGTGGATTGAATTAGGCCTCTCAGTTCCTGTCCTGTTCTAGGACTTCGGTTGGTCAGGAACGCACACAAAAAGTACATTTCGAACCTTGCCTTGAAGACTCCCAGGCACACGTAAATCTTTTCTGGGATGTGCTGTCAGGGTTAGAAAGCTTAATTGTGGAGTTAAGAGGAAACATCAAATAACATAAAACCAGAGGCAAAAATGGAGAATTTTCAACTAAGCTTAATTTTGTCTGACCCAGTCGGAAAGTTCCCTTCTCCCTGGACCTTCTCTACAGgatgggaggggaggagggctGGAGCAGTCTTACTAGTTATGCTTCAGGTTGATTCTTCTGTAGAGTAAAGCTCAGCCACTCTTATTCTAATAATGGTTTGGACCTAACCTAATAATAACCCAGACAATTTGTACCTATGGTAATAGAAGGGTTGTTTCATTATAGGCAATCCTGAtcgttccttaaaaaaaaaaaagagtaattgcTGGTTATTCTTTTGTAGTAGGTACTTCTAGGGACAGGTTGGTATTGCTTTTTGTTCCAGAAGAGAGGGCTTACACAGGAGAGGTATTCAAGGGAGTGAGTGATGGCGACATAGGATACCATCTTCCTTCATCCTATCTCATCATAATGAGATAGTAGCTGGAAGAGGGCAAGGAGTTCAGTAATCAGCACTGTCAACCATTAATAAAGCTGCCTACTATAGCTACCATGGCAAAGCCTTCTTAGCCCATAGGCTAATTACTAATATCTGAAATTCTACCATTAGAAGTCCTTTCCCTTTGAGTTAAAGTTTTTATCCTCTGTTAAAATTTTAACAGTCCTTTGGAAAGGATAATACATTAAGcctttatattaataaatatataaataaatataataaaataataaataaattatacttttatatGAATTGGCTTGTTTGATGATTTCTAACATGGGGGGATAAACAGAGTATGGGAAAATCATAGGACTAATGGGAGAAGTAAAGGGGAAACATTCATCTAGCCCCTATTATATACCATCCACTACACTAActgcatttacaaatattatcccatttcatcctcacaacagttTGAgggaagtactattattatcctcattttacagatgaaaaaactgaggcaaacaaaaattaaataatttgcccaggatcacacagcttgtaagtgtctaagatctggcctgaattcagatcctcctgattctagtcccagagctctatccactgtgtcaccagTTATTTCTCTAGTAACAGAGAGACATCATAGAGTTGAAAGCTCACAGGAATTGGAATCTAAAGCCCGGGTGTGAGAATAGATATTGGTGATGGTGATGGGCTTTTGTTCTCGAAGATGAACCATCAGATGGGTGATGATAagtaaataaattggatttaactgagggagggctgtgcagcatcatctgcctcactttcccctccagaaccaactgggaccagtggccagatatagatcaggatgactggagatggccctggatgctgTGGGaggccttggcctttttaaactcaggtctttaaAGTAAatccattcatttctttctttcttacctagccttaatcactgaggatagatagatacataagtCAATAGATATAGGTAGAAATATATagatgatagaaatagaaatatgtatatagatagtcAGCCAGACAGACAAAAGAAGGATGCATTTCATGAACCAAAATACTAACAGCTATTTAGTTTCTACTATCAGATTGCATATGATTCCTTTTCCCTGGATTCCAAGATGCAGTGAAAAGCACCTGCATCcttagcaaaatataaaataaagtaaaacaaaataaaatactggagAGTAAGCTTTAATTCATCTGCCAGTTttgcctccctcccccttctctctctctctctctctctctctctctctctctctctctctctctctctctctctcctctctctctctctctctctctctctctctctctctcttctctctctctctctctctctctctctctctctctcttctctctctctctctctctctctctctctgtctctcttctctctcctctctctctctctctctctctctctctctctctctctctcacacacacacacacacacacacacacacacacacacacagagagaaaaccCCGTGGTTAAACGGTATTGCCCTTCACCCTCAACAAGCGTCTGAGCAGGGGCCGTGTGCAGGGCGTCTTGCTCCAGGGTGGGGAGGGGTGGGTCCCCACACTCACACCTACACTGCTATAAATAGGGCGAGCTCCAGGCTCCAGACTTAGCatcccttctcctcacccctgTTTGAGCTCACTCCACCTGTTTGAGGCCATGGACCCTGGAGAGTGCACCTGTATGTCTGGTAAGTGAAGTTGGCCTCTGGTGGACCCACTGAGGcatcctgatttttgtcttatattaaaagaaaaatgactctAGCCTTAAGCTTTTCTTCTTTGTGTGGTTCTcaaggatagattttttttgtccTCCCTAACTTCAATACTGATACCAGATGGGACGTTTTCTGAAGGATCCAACGATGCTGTAATTTTGTTTGTAATCCACAGACTTAGTGggtgtaagtttcttgagaggcCCAATAAGGATCAGTTATACATGCAACCAAACACTGTAAACATTTCTAGATTCTGGAACACCAAGACTAGACTTTGCTTACTCTCACAGAATCATATAATGGTATAAAGCAGATGGGATCAGAGGAAATAGTGATGAAAGTCATCCCATTTGTTTGCAATATTATAAAGGCAAGGATCTCAAGGAAGTTCAGAAGGCTTTAAAATTCTTGTTAGAAAAATAGCAACAAGACGTTGATACTAAGAAGAGATGTGATGGCTAGACTCCTTGCCCGTGACTCTTCAAATCATGATTGTGACTTTTAGTCCTTGACTCAGACAAGGTACAAaggtttttatttgttaaaattcaagatttatcatgtatatatgtatgtatttgggaCTTTTATGGCATTAAAACAGGATGCATTTCACACACTTTATTTGGTAGTTATCTGCAACAGGCCTATTAAATTCCTCTTTCTACCCATCCCTTCATATCAGAACTTTTACATCATGTATTAGCATTTTCCCTCTCCTTAAATTTTCTTAGGCCTGTCTAGATTTCTCTTTTGCATTCATCATTTCCCCTGCTTAAATTACATTTATCTCTGTTCATTTTGAAGCTCCTTGCCCTTTCTTCTTGGTCACTTTCCTCAACTCTTTTATAAATTAAGCTATTTGAGGGTAACGactgttattttcccttttcattttcttagctTGGTTTACCACACTGCATTGTCTCATATCCAATAGAAGCTTAATCACtgtttaaatgaatgaatgaatgagtgaaagaaTGAATGATGTGGGCAGGATATTGTTAACTCCCCAAGACAAATCTGAGAGTTAATTCCATTGTGGATTTCATCCAACCTAATAGTCTGAAATAGATAATAACAGGAAACTTTTGAGATTGTTTTTTCCTTCAGCAGCATAAGGAACTCAGGGGAGCTCATATAAAAATGTGCTGTTACCCTAATTTGCCTGGGGCATCCAATTCTCAATTGGGTGTTACTCTTCTACAGAAAATGCCCCAGACCCTGCAGCATGTATGGCCATAAAGAGGAGCCAAACTGATTCAGAGCATGGCAACTGATCTCATAGCTAGTGCTTTTGGTGGTCTCTTACAGGAGGAATCTGCATCTGTGGTGACAACTGCAAATGTACATCCTGCAGCTGTAAGACATGTCGGAAAAGTGAGTATAATAGCAGCTCATATGGTCCCTTTCACCAGTTAATTCCAGGTACATAGTCCAAGGGCCCAGTGCAGACTCAGTTATATCCTAATGCAGTTAATTGCAGTGAAGtgaagtagagagaaaaatctaaattctaatccattttttcctctcctttgctGTATAACTCCagcaagtcatttcccttctctgggtctTATTCTTTATTCTGTATAATGAGGGGATTTGACCAGAtaatctccaaggtcctttccagctttgataatacattttgttttttctcttgaaagtaacaatttctcatctttgatttcttttgtatgaaattgttttgaaatacTCCTTTTACCCAAATATGATGTTTGAAAATGATGGCTTACTACAGGAAGTaagcctttcccttctcctcatctGCCCTCTTTGTTCCTTCCCTAAATccctggaattttttttgtttgaccttCCCCCAAAGTGGGAATGAAGTTTAGATTCCTGGAATGttgctttctctctcccctttcctccctccctcattctcccttctttcctgtctccttccttccatcttttcctccttcccccctccctcctttcctcccttccttcctttcttcctcccttcctccttccctttctcctttatattctccttccttccttccttttaaaatatttatttagtattttatttttccccaattacacataaaattaatttttaacattcattctcaaaaaaatttctagttccaaatgctctttctcctttgccatacccctcattgaaaaggcaagcaatttgatatagattacacataTGCAGccattcaaaacatatttcatattaatcatgatgtgaaaaaaaaaactacagaccaaaaaaagaaaagccaagaaaaataaaattttaaaaatgtatgctttaggggtagctaggtagtgcactggatagagcaccagccctgaagtcaggaggacctgagttcaaatgtgacctcaggcacttaacatttcctagttgagtgaccctgggcaagtcactcaaccccaattgcctgggggagagggggataTGCTTTGATCTAAATTCAGATGCTATCAGATTTTCTCTAGATAGCATATTTCATTTTAAGTTCTTCAGAACTGTCTTGGATAAATGTGCTGCTGagatagctaagtcattcagttaatcatcaaacaatattgttgttatggtgtacaatgttctcctggttctacctgtttaactttgcattagttcatataagtcttcccaagcttttctgaaatcatcttacgcaacatttcttacagcataatagaaTTCCACtatatatactacaacttgtttagttattcctcaatttatgagcatcccctcaatttccaattctttgtcaccacaaaagagtttctataaatatttttgtacacatacgtctttttctttttttatttatttattttttgtgatataGCCCTAGTATTATTATTTCTGGGTCTAAGATATCATGATTgcatagtcctttgggcatagttcctgaAATGTTTTTCATAGGCTTCAAGCCAATCAGAAAACAAGAATATAGATGTCCATGCTTCCTCTCCCCTGCCTTCAAGTCCTAGCCCATCTGAAAATACCTCTATTCCCTTTTGTACTACAAGTAGAAGGGGAATTGGACCCAAATGGTCTTCAGTTCTCCTTGGTGGTTTCATTTCTCTTGTCAGTAGATATAATTTGTTCTctacccttctttctttctctctcctccccttttctacTTGCTATCATTCTTGCTTCAAAATCCaaaatggtggtagtagtagtggtggtaagAAACAGGGGTTGGCAAGAAAGGTAAATAGTCAGAGGTTGGGGAAAGGGAGTTCTGGCCAGAGCTGGGACAGCATTCATGGTCAGCTTTGGGGAAGTCACAGtaagaactggaaattagtaaATCTTAAGTTGACATAATTATGTGAACAATTATTATAGTTAAAATTGGGGGCTTATGGTTGGGACTTGAAAGCTAAAGGCATGGTTAAAGTGTCATGGCCAGATTGAGAGGGTCATGATCAAGACTGAAAGCATGGTTAAGTTGTGGTTGGAGAAATCATAATTAGAATTGAATCCTGCTTGGGAGATTCTGAGGTTTGAATCATAATACTTGATTAGGAAATGCAAGTTTTGATTAGTGGTCTCTCCTCTTACCTCTTTAATTGTAGATTCCTAGTAAGAGGTCATGGCCATGCTTGGGAAAGAAAGGTCAGGAGTAAAGCTCATAGTTAATAGTTGGAGTGGTCATGGGCAGGGAGTCAAAGTTAGAGCTGGGAAGTCATCAGATTGATTgatgttcaatttattttaagCTCCAATTTCCCTAAGAAATGATGCTTCCTTTCCAAGGCTGAGTGGAAAGACTGACCCAAAGCtgagatttgctttttttttttctatcgcCCTTTCAGGTTGCTGTCCCTGCTGCCCACCTGGTTGTGCCAAATGTGCCCAAGGCTGTATTTGCAAAGGAGGATCGAATAAATGCAGTTGCTGCCCTTGAAATGTACATGAGTAGTGACAGGGTGGGATAGGGAGGGGAAGGACCACCAGGAAATCTTCTGTATATTTGCTAATTTGAGAAAATGACGTCCGTGTACAATGtgttgtattttttatatatttgtccaAGTTTAACCTTGGTAACCTTCCTATAAGGCAATCCTAGCAATAAAAGTCTTGTTATGTTTACTGAAATCTGAGAACTGATTTAACTCAACATCAATGGAATACTGCAATTACTATATATCACTTGGCCAACAGCAAAGAGGGCTGGATGGggtattcttattaaaaaaaaaaattaacgaATAAGGCTAAAAAAGGTTACATGGCATGAAAATTCCTTTTCTTGACATCAAGAAATATGGGGCATTCATTAGCTGTTTCTGGTTTTGTTCCCATTGGACTAAAGTCTGTTTTGATTCCTAGGAGTGGTGAATTAAGCCAGgaactttctctgtctctgtattttcATAAAAAGATTTCATATAATTTGAGAAAGATAAATTAGGATGTGGTGCACCTTGCTTACTCTCCAGATCTTtgcacaagtgtgtgtgtgtgtgtgtgtgtgtgtgtgtgtgtgtgtataaaaccttCCAGTACAggaatcataatcataataatcaaGGGAAAGTCTGATATGGACTGTGTTCAGAGCTTTAATTTGTGGATGGCTAGGCAGTACAAAACAAAGGAAGCAGTCCTATATTGTTTTCTCAATACAGATGATGGAatatgggagagaaagaaagtggatatttatctgaaaataaaataataaataataaaatgaaatttaacattaACAACAATGAGCCTATCAAGAGTCCCAGCTTTGCCTCAAACAGACTGTGATCTTATGCAAAATACTGTTATGctctgaatctattttctcatctgtaaaataggagggTTAGAGAAGGTGTCCTCTAATGGCTCTGATATTTCTTGTATTTGTAGATGCTATTTTCCTTATAAAAGTGTTCCTCTATTGAAGTCTTGCCATTTTCATCCCAGAAATCACCAACATCTTCCCAATGCTTATTAAAAGCAAATCTAGAGAGTATCTTCCTTCAAAGAACTCAACGGGTTTCACTCAGAAgacctaatttatttttttactatatcCATGGAAAACTGTGGTTGTTATTgtgtcttttcagtcatgtctgatgtTTACTGAcccttttttgtggttttcttggcaaagatactagactggtttgtcatgtccttttccagttcattttacagatggagaaactgaggcagagattaagtgacttgcccaggatcacatatctagcaagtgcttgaggctggattttaattcaagatgatgattcttcctgactccaggccagtacTCTACCCACTTTACCCCCTAAGTGCTACATGGAAGACAGGGAGGGCAAATATGAACATTAATAATGATAGTAAGGATGGAATTGTAGAATTACATAATCTCCAAGTTGACCTCAGAGAACTTCTAGTCTAGTTCACATCAGAACAAACCTTCCCCTCTATAGTACATCCAATAATGAACAAGCAGCCTAGCTGTGAAACCCATAGTGATGGGGAAAATTCCctatcttcatttctcttttgaatcacTCCAATAACTaattcattagaatgtaagctcccttattttccttgtatttatatccctaacacttagcatagtgcctggtccattgtaaacatttaagaaaggcttgcttcttttcttcctttttaattgttaagaaagttttcttttatattaagcTGAAACTTACCTCCATGGGGTTTCTGTCATTGCTCCAAGTTCTGTCTCTGGGGTCAAGCAAAACAAGAGGAATCTCTTTTCCATATgacagttcttcaaatatttggagcAACTATTGTATTTTATCTAGACTAAATATTTATAGTGCCCTCAAACAGTCCTCTTAAATCTTAAACTTGTAATCTGCTGACCTTCCTTTGGACCCTAATTTTTAATGTTCCTCCTAAAATATAGCTTCCAGAATTGAACCTAATACAGATAGAAAATGCCCTAGGTAAAGTGCAAGAGGACGATCAATTTCCTAATCCTGGACACCATTCCTTTCTTAATTCAGTCTCAAATAATATTCAGTCAATATGATAATTGGACAGAGTGAcaactttggaatcaggaagatttggttCCAAATCCTTGCAGTGATACATACTCTCTTTGAGACcacagacaaatcatttaacctctcaatgtccAGGAAACTCTAGGACTCCAAATTTCAGATGACTTGCTGGTCTGTGTCAAAGAGAACTTCCATACTAAGAGATGCTCAAACtaataaaattctgaaaactaATAGATCCAGATTTCCAAGCCCCCCTCCCTAAAGAGAATAATATTAGCTTTTTTATCACACTATTGGACCATACTCAGCTAGAAAACTATGCAGATCCACGAGTCTTTTTTTTTAGCTGCAATGTTGTCTAGCCATTATGTCCTATTTTAGACTTGTGAATCTGATTTTTTAGATCGCaatataagactttacatttatgcttattaattttcatattattagatCTGCCCCAACCTTCTAGAttgctgagattttttttaaattctagctGTCATGCAATGAATTAATTACCTCTCTTCGCTTCTTATCTACAATGATAACCATATCATCTATTCTCTTATTCAAAGCActgaataaaatgacaaatatcaCAGAATTGAGAAAAGATCCAGAGACCTGCATCCATGTTTGAGGCTATGGACTAATATCTTTGGATAATTACCTACCCAGTTCCAAAATTAACTATGTTATTTGTTAGCCCATAGCaaatactttagaaaaagaaaattaggttaATCTGGCATGACTTCTTTTAAATGAAGTCACACTAAccattcttttaataaaatgttttacaattttgCCAGAAATGACATTTGGTTCCCTGGTTACagattttgtata
Proteins encoded:
- the LOC127547065 gene encoding metallothionein-4 — protein: MDPGECTCMSGGICICGDNCKCTSCSCKTCRKSCCPCCPPGCAKCAQGCICKGGSNKCSCCP